CCCTAAAAGCAAAGTACTGGTCAACAGAAAATAAGGTTTTAACTTTATAAAAGAAAAGGCAAAAGAAACACTGCCTAATCCTAAAAATATTAAAACTATTGGAGTAATACAACAAAGAGATGCTAAAAGTCCAGTCAAGGCACCGATCACTCCACCTTTTTTATCAACTTTTTTAAACTCTTGCATAGAATAAAGCAACTATTCTTGTTTAAATTTCAGACAAAATCTGATCTATAATTGATTTTAAGTTCTCATAAGGCGCAGCACCACCAAGCGGTTGGTTGTTTAGAAAACTGCCTGGTGTTCCAGTTACTCCTGCTGCTATTCCTTGTTGTAAATCTGCCTCAACCTTGTCTTTGTATTTTCTTGAAGAAATACAATCCTTGAATTGAATCTCATTAAGACCAAGTTCTAAAGCTAATTCTTTGTATAAATTTAATCCAAGTTCTGATTGATTTTTAAATAAACCATCTGAAAATTCCCAAAATTTATCTTGTTCTGCGGCACACTCTGAAGCCTCAGCAGCTGGCCTGGCCTGAGGATGAATAGAATCTAAAGGAAAGTGCTTATAGACCCATGTTACTTTATCAGGATAATCTTTCATTATTTGTAGCATTGTTTGATGAAATCTCAGACAAAATGGACACTGAAAATCAGAAAACTCAACAATAGTAATGGCTGCACTTACATCCCCTTTAATGTTATCATCGGAGCTGATTTCTATTTCTTTGGTAGTTTCTTTTTTTTGGCTATTTTCATTTAGTGAAGGGTTTACACTGGCTACATTTTTATTTTGACCAATCAAAAATCCTGCACCAACTAAAGTTATTATAGC
This window of the Patescibacteria group bacterium genome carries:
- a CDS encoding DsbA family protein, encoding MTNKDTTSKIFLKGLLTGLAIITLVGAGFLIGQNKNVASVNPSLNENSQKKETTKEIEISSDDNIKGDVSAAITIVEFSDFQCPFCLRFHQTMLQIMKDYPDKVTWVYKHFPLDSIHPQARPAAEASECAAEQDKFWEFSDGLFKNQSELGLNLYKELALELGLNEIQFKDCISSRKYKDKVEADLQQGIAAGVTGTPGSFLNNQPLGGAAPYENLKSIIDQILSEI